The following proteins are encoded in a genomic region of Lachnospiraceae bacterium KM106-2:
- a CDS encoding methyl-accepting chemotaxis protein translates to MHKKLQEVANGISLFKSISGVDAAIGVWNKEGVVEVFHKSNNLEIYFEPGRKLEDENDKLYEVLRTGVQVYNKVPREVFGHAFEGTITPIRDGNEIVGVVTYCVSTEEKESIIQNTNDLTDVLGHTDESIEEIKIGTETLASNMSKVKTITELVKEQAEQAAEVVENIKSNAKYSNILALNASIESARAGQAGKGFAVVSDEMRKFSKLSTDAAQKINDNLAQMVKSLDEAAEAIKASAIIAEEQAGAASHLNEKFDTVIASANKVNEICKTKVM, encoded by the coding sequence ATGCACAAAAAATTACAAGAAGTAGCAAATGGTATTTCACTTTTTAAAAGTATTTCAGGAGTGGATGCTGCTATCGGTGTTTGGAATAAAGAGGGAGTTGTAGAAGTATTTCATAAAAGTAATAATTTAGAAATTTACTTTGAGCCAGGTCGTAAGCTTGAGGATGAAAATGATAAACTTTATGAAGTACTTCGTACGGGCGTTCAAGTATATAATAAAGTGCCACGAGAAGTGTTTGGTCATGCTTTTGAAGGTACCATTACACCAATTAGAGATGGAAATGAGATCGTTGGTGTTGTAACTTACTGTGTCTCTACAGAGGAGAAGGAAAGTATCATTCAAAACACGAATGACTTAACTGATGTATTGGGCCATACAGATGAATCAATAGAAGAAATTAAAATTGGAACAGAAACCTTAGCATCAAATATGAGTAAAGTTAAAACAATTACTGAATTAGTGAAAGAGCAAGCAGAACAAGCAGCAGAAGTAGTAGAAAACATTAAGAGCAATGCGAAATATTCGAATATTTTAGCTTTAAATGCTTCTATCGAATCAGCAAGAGCAGGTCAAGCAGGAAAAGGCTTTGCGGTTGTATCTGATGAAATGCGTAAATTCTCTAAATTGAGTACCGATGCGGCACAGAAGATCAATGATAATCTAGCTCAAATGGTGAAGTCTCTTGATGAGGCAGCTGAAGCAATTAAGGCTTCTGCAATCATCGCCGAGGAGCAAGCAGGTGCTGCAAGCCATTTAAATGAGAAGTTTGATACTGTAATCGCTTCTGCAAATAAAGTAAATGAAATTTGTAAAACGAAAGTTATGTAA
- a CDS encoding spore coat protein F yields MQEKEMVSDYLAGLNASLAGYGSIISQCENPELRQTIQDMRNQDEIRQYSLFKIAKEKGYYIPAQQATQEEIAKVNQEMSQG; encoded by the coding sequence ATGCAGGAAAAGGAAATGGTAAGCGATTATCTGGCAGGTTTGAATGCAAGTTTAGCTGGATATGGTTCCATCATCTCTCAGTGTGAGAATCCAGAATTACGACAAACCATACAGGATATGAGAAATCAAGATGAAATCAGACAGTATTCTTTATTTAAGATAGCAAAAGAAAAAGGATATTATATTCCAGCACAGCAGGCAACCCAAGAAGAAATTGCAAAAGTTAATCAAGAAATGTCTCAAGGATAG
- a CDS encoding thymidylate kinase has protein sequence MERESFENQEVADALNANFISIKVDKEERPDVDTIYMNICQAMNGHGGWPLTILMTPNQEPFYAGTYLPKNSKGQMLGLMELLATVSRMWKTERQRLNESGQEIVRILQNQSKGEKDTKKIELSKLIFGKGYIGFHQQFDEEYGGFGQAPKFPTPHNLLFLLRYGALYQDEFAIHMVEKTLESMYQGGIYDHIGGGFSRYSTDEKWLVPHFEKMLYDNALLVMVYAEAYQMTKNPLYEMIIRETLQYIMAEMTDDNGGFYCAQDADSEGEEGKYYVFTPEEVIKVLGEEEGTRFNGFYQITEEGNFEGSNIPNRIGMPIDTEELKKNKQSREKLYEYRKQRMSLHKDDKILTSWNSLMIIAFTKAYQALGDETYLNVAMKAQQFLADTMRDENDRLYIRYRDEHRYGLGNLEDYAFFSLAQITLYEATFAPNYLVSAVRDADEMIRLFWDAQDGGFYFYGSDAESLILKPKEVYDGAIPSGNSVAAYVLAKLEKLTRKDSYWELVEKQFQFLGREISAYPSAYSFALCALMIKLLENYELVCVIKDRLDHDELQQLLHQYYMPNTTILVIEEENVEGLAIVAPFAAEYKRVVDESQFYICENISCLPPIAGMEALKDYLEEHLDYRKYQI, from the coding sequence ATGGAGCGTGAATCATTTGAGAATCAAGAAGTAGCCGATGCCCTCAATGCCAACTTTATTTCCATTAAAGTTGATAAGGAAGAGCGTCCCGATGTAGATACCATCTATATGAATATCTGTCAAGCTATGAATGGTCATGGTGGATGGCCTCTTACCATCTTGATGACACCGAATCAAGAACCATTTTATGCAGGTACGTATTTGCCGAAGAATTCCAAAGGACAGATGCTCGGTTTAATGGAGCTTTTGGCAACCGTAAGCCGGATGTGGAAGACCGAACGGCAGCGACTCAATGAATCAGGACAAGAGATCGTACGGATCTTGCAGAATCAGTCCAAAGGAGAAAAAGATACAAAGAAGATTGAGCTAAGCAAGCTGATCTTTGGGAAAGGTTATATCGGATTTCATCAGCAATTTGATGAAGAGTATGGTGGATTCGGACAGGCGCCGAAGTTCCCGACTCCCCATAATCTATTATTTTTACTACGATATGGTGCGCTGTATCAAGATGAATTTGCGATCCATATGGTAGAGAAGACATTAGAGTCTATGTATCAAGGAGGCATATACGATCATATTGGAGGAGGATTTTCCAGGTACTCCACAGATGAGAAGTGGTTGGTTCCTCACTTTGAGAAGATGTTATATGATAATGCATTGCTTGTCATGGTTTATGCAGAAGCTTATCAGATGACTAAGAATCCGTTATACGAGATGATCATTCGAGAGACTTTGCAGTATATTATGGCTGAGATGACCGACGATAACGGAGGATTTTACTGTGCCCAGGACGCAGATAGCGAAGGAGAAGAAGGCAAATATTATGTCTTTACCCCAGAGGAAGTGATCAAAGTATTAGGCGAAGAAGAGGGAACGAGGTTCAATGGATTTTATCAGATCACCGAAGAAGGAAACTTTGAAGGATCCAATATTCCAAATCGGATCGGAATGCCGATAGATACGGAAGAATTGAAAAAGAATAAGCAGTCGAGAGAAAAACTATATGAATACCGAAAGCAGCGAATGTCACTTCATAAGGATGATAAAATCTTAACTTCGTGGAATAGCTTGATGATCATAGCATTTACAAAGGCGTATCAGGCACTAGGAGATGAGACGTATCTAAACGTTGCTATGAAGGCACAGCAGTTCCTTGCTGATACTATGCGGGATGAGAACGATCGTTTGTATATCAGATACCGAGATGAGCATCGCTATGGACTAGGTAATCTCGAAGATTATGCATTCTTTAGTCTGGCACAGATCACTCTTTATGAGGCAACATTTGCACCAAATTATCTTGTATCTGCAGTACGAGATGCCGATGAGATGATTCGACTATTTTGGGATGCACAGGATGGAGGATTCTATTTCTATGGATCAGATGCAGAGAGCTTGATCTTAAAGCCAAAAGAAGTCTATGATGGTGCTATTCCATCAGGAAATTCCGTGGCAGCCTATGTCCTCGCTAAGCTAGAAAAGCTAACAAGAAAGGATTCTTATTGGGAGCTTGTAGAAAAGCAGTTTCAGTTTCTTGGAAGAGAGATTTCAGCGTATCCATCCGCATATTCCTTTGCTCTTTGTGCACTCATGATAAAATTGTTAGAAAACTATGAGTTAGTCTGTGTGATCAAAGATCGACTTGATCATGATGAGCTACAGCAGTTATTGCATCAGTATTACATGCCGAATACAACGATCCTTGTGATCGAGGAAGAAAATGTAGAAGGACTTGCTATTGTGGCACCGTTTGCGGCAGAATATAAGAGAGTTGTGGATGAGAGTCAATTTTATATTTGCGAAAATATTAGCTGTCTTCCACCAATTGCAGGGATGGAGGCATTAAAAGACTACTTGGAAGAACATTTGGATTATCGAAAGTACCAGATTTAA
- a CDS encoding alanine racemase, producing MNTDTLLKWCELDLSILKSNLEAIRSILHKHTKIMAVLKDDAYSHGDFIIAQELINAGIDWFAVSTIDEAIRLRTHQIDCPILILSYTVPARFHELVQYDLTQTVFSFEYGICLENYLMTVKQTINIHLMIDTGMHREGILYDETEQNLDKIIRLYQSDALHVSGIYTHFSVADSRSIDDIEYTKKQHTLFQTLLKQLKQQGFITGITHAQNTPAVLQYPEFQYDYVRIGTLLFGMPYGEISKLPIAKIISPFYFLKAKVFQVKELPKDKFISYGNHYATTSPSTIALVSLGYGDGYSRMFTEHNPQVIIHDQEAAVIGEICMDQLIVDVSNISNVSAGDIVTLITPDERHPHTTLDYLSSCTNCLKHELLTDIGPRVQHIYLNSTKEKD from the coding sequence ATGAATACAGACACATTACTAAAATGGTGTGAACTTGATTTATCGATATTAAAAAGCAACCTGGAAGCAATTCGAAGTATTCTTCATAAACATACAAAGATTATGGCGGTACTTAAGGATGATGCTTATTCTCATGGTGACTTTATCATTGCACAAGAATTGATCAATGCAGGAATCGACTGGTTCGCAGTATCAACAATAGATGAAGCCATTCGTTTGAGAACTCATCAAATTGATTGCCCCATTCTTATTTTAAGTTATACTGTGCCTGCACGATTTCATGAATTGGTTCAATATGACCTAACACAAACCGTATTTTCTTTTGAATATGGAATTTGTTTAGAAAATTATCTTATGACAGTTAAACAGACAATCAATATACATTTAATGATTGATACCGGAATGCATCGAGAAGGAATCCTGTATGATGAAACAGAACAAAATCTAGATAAGATCATTCGCTTATATCAGTCTGATGCTTTACACGTATCCGGAATCTATACGCATTTTTCCGTTGCTGATAGTCGTAGTATCGATGACATTGAGTATACCAAAAAGCAACATACACTATTTCAAACATTACTAAAACAGTTAAAACAACAAGGCTTCATTACTGGTATCACTCATGCTCAGAATACTCCTGCGGTTTTACAATATCCAGAGTTTCAATATGATTACGTTCGAATCGGTACATTATTATTCGGAATGCCTTATGGCGAAATAAGTAAGCTTCCCATCGCAAAAATCATATCACCTTTCTATTTCTTAAAGGCCAAGGTCTTTCAAGTAAAAGAACTACCAAAAGATAAATTTATCAGTTATGGCAATCATTATGCTACAACTTCTCCTTCTACGATTGCGCTTGTAAGCCTCGGATATGGGGATGGTTATTCCAGAATGTTTACTGAACATAATCCACAAGTAATCATTCATGACCAAGAAGCCGCCGTTATCGGTGAAATCTGCATGGATCAACTCATTGTTGATGTTAGCAACATTTCAAATGTCTCTGCCGGAGACATTGTTACACTCATCACGCCAGATGAACGGCATCCACATACAACTTTGGATTATCTTTCCTCCTGTACAAACTGCCTGAAGCATGAGCTATTAACTGACATAGGACCACGAGTACAACATATCTATCTAAATTCAACGAAAGAAAAGGATTAA
- a CDS encoding cold shock protein CspA, protein MNKGTVKWFNSEKGFGFITNDATNEDIFVHFSGIATEGFKSIDEGQRVTFDITSGNRGDQAVNVCAA, encoded by the coding sequence ATGAATAAAGGTACAGTAAAATGGTTTAACTCAGAAAAAGGTTTTGGTTTTATTACAAACGATGCAACAAATGAAGACATTTTCGTTCATTTCTCTGGAATTGCTACTGAAGGTTTCAAATCTATAGATGAAGGTCAAAGAGTAACATTTGACATTACATCTGGCAACAGAGGCGACCAAGCAGTTAATGTTTGTGCAGCATAA
- a CDS encoding FKBP-type peptidyl-prolyl cis-trans isomerase SlyD: MNNENKTCRVHYTGTFNDGTKFDSSYDRGETLEFVCGAGMMIKGFDEAVKTMKVGEIKDIHLMPEEAYGMPDPDNIIVIAISELPGSEDLNVGEQVQLMNQMGQPLLAKVTAKDETNITFDVNHEMAGKELNFKIELVEVI; this comes from the coding sequence ATGAATAACGAAAACAAAACTTGTAGAGTACACTATACAGGTACATTCAATGATGGAACAAAGTTTGATTCCTCATACGACAGAGGAGAAACTTTAGAGTTCGTTTGTGGCGCGGGAATGATGATTAAAGGATTTGATGAAGCGGTTAAAACAATGAAAGTAGGAGAGATCAAGGATATTCATCTTATGCCCGAAGAAGCATACGGAATGCCAGATCCAGATAATATCATTGTAATCGCAATCAGTGAACTTCCAGGTTCTGAAGATCTTAACGTAGGCGAGCAGGTTCAGTTAATGAATCAGATGGGACAGCCATTGTTAGCAAAGGTTACCGCAAAAGATGAAACAAACATTACTTTTGATGTAAATCATGAGATGGCAGGAAAAGAACTTAACTTCAAGATCGAGTTAGTAGAAGTGATTTAG